The Bacteroidales bacterium genome includes a window with the following:
- the rplX gene encoding 50S ribosomal protein L24, with protein sequence MQKKLNIKKGDTVFVNAGENKGQQGRVLEVIRKTDRAIVEGINLVSKHTKPNAKSPQGGIVKKEAPVHISNLMVVDPASGKPTRVGRRLNDKGSLVRYSKKSGEEIK encoded by the coding sequence ATGCAGAAGAAACTCAATATCAAGAAAGGCGATACCGTTTTCGTAAATGCCGGTGAAAATAAAGGTCAGCAGGGAAGAGTCCTTGAAGTGATCCGTAAAACCGACCGCGCCATTGTTGAAGGTATCAACCTGGTTAGCAAACATACCAAGCCGAATGCAAAAAGCCCACAGGGCGGTATTGTTAAGAAAGAAGCACCAGTGCATATTTCAAATCTTATGGTCGTTGATCCGGCTTCAGGAAAGCCAACCCGCGTTGGACGCAGGTTAAACGACAAGGGATCGCTTGTAAGATATTCAAAAAAATCAGGAGAGGAGATTAAGTAA
- the rpsL gene encoding 30S ribosomal protein S12 has product MPTIQQLVRKGRSTIEDKSKAPALNSCPQKRGVCTRVYTTTPKKPNSAMRKVARVRLQHGIEVTAYIPGEGHNLQEHSIVMIRGGRVKDLPGVRYHIIRGALDTSGVEGRNQRRSKYGTKRPKK; this is encoded by the coding sequence ATGCCAACGATTCAGCAATTAGTAAGAAAGGGCAGATCAACGATCGAGGATAAAAGTAAGGCTCCGGCATTAAACTCTTGTCCCCAAAAACGAGGTGTTTGTACCCGTGTTTATACAACCACGCCCAAGAAACCTAACTCAGCTATGCGTAAGGTAGCCAGGGTAAGGCTTCAGCATGGAATTGAAGTTACAGCTTACATTCCGGGTGAAGGTCATAATCTGCAGGAACACTCCATCGTTATGATCCGCGGCGGCAGGGTAAAGGATTTACCGGGCGTTCGTTACCATATCATCAGGGGTGCTCTTGATACCTCCGGAGTAGAAGGACGCAACCAGCGCCGTTCGAAATATGGCACAAAAAGACCTAAAAAATAA
- the rplN gene encoding 50S ribosomal protein L14 — MIQQESRLTVADNSGAKEVLCIRVLGGTGRRYASVGDKIVVTVKSALPASEVKKGTVSKAVVVRTSKEIRRPDGSYIRFDDNACVLLNNADEIRGTRIFGPVARELRDKYMKIVSLAPEVL; from the coding sequence ATGATACAGCAAGAAAGTAGATTAACGGTTGCGGATAACAGCGGTGCAAAAGAAGTACTTTGTATCCGTGTACTCGGTGGCACAGGCAGAAGGTATGCCTCTGTCGGCGACAAGATCGTAGTGACCGTAAAAAGCGCCCTTCCTGCAAGCGAAGTTAAAAAAGGAACCGTAAGCAAGGCGGTAGTGGTACGTACAAGCAAGGAAATCAGGAGACCTGACGGATCATATATCAGGTTCGATGACAATGCCTGTGTACTGCTTAACAATGCCGATGAAATCAGAGGCACCCGTATCTTTGGTCCCGTTGCCAGGGAACTGCGTGACAAGTATATGAAAATTGTATCACTTGCGCCTGAAGTGTTATAA
- the rplB gene encoding 50S ribosomal protein L2, translated as MAVRKLKPVTPGQRHAVVASFDDITSSTPVKSLMRPLQKSGGRNSDGKMTMRYLGGGHKKMYRIIDFIRNKDGMNATVKTIEYDPNRSARIALVVYEDGEKRYIIAPAGLKVGQEIRSGSGVAPEIGNCLTLGEIPLGTLVHNIELQPGKGGAMARSAGSYAQLTSRDGKYAIVKLPSGESRMILVTCRATIGTVSNPDHGLVRSGKAGRTRWLGRRPRVRGVAMNPVDHPMGGGEGKASGGHPRSRKGLYAKGMKTRRKKNPTTRFIIEKRKK; from the coding sequence ATGGCTGTAAGAAAATTAAAACCTGTAACACCGGGTCAGCGACACGCAGTTGTTGCTTCCTTTGACGACATCACCAGCAGTACACCGGTCAAATCGCTGATGAGGCCACTGCAGAAATCTGGTGGCCGCAACAGTGACGGTAAAATGACAATGAGGTACCTTGGCGGTGGCCATAAAAAGATGTACCGTATCATTGACTTCATCAGGAATAAAGACGGAATGAACGCAACGGTAAAGACGATCGAATACGATCCGAACCGTTCCGCACGCATTGCACTTGTTGTATATGAAGATGGTGAAAAGCGCTATATTATTGCACCTGCCGGTTTAAAGGTTGGTCAGGAAATCCGTTCGGGATCCGGTGTGGCTCCTGAAATCGGAAACTGTCTGACACTGGGTGAAATTCCCCTGGGTACTCTTGTACACAATATCGAGCTTCAGCCTGGCAAGGGTGGTGCAATGGCACGCAGTGCAGGATCTTATGCACAGCTTACCTCACGCGACGGAAAGTATGCCATTGTGAAGCTTCCTTCAGGTGAATCGAGAATGATTCTTGTAACCTGCAGGGCTACTATCGGCACGGTTTCCAATCCTGATCACGGTCTTGTAAGATCAGGCAAAGCCGGTCGCACACGCTGGCTGGGTCGCAGACCCCGTGTTCGCGGTGTAGCCATGAACCCGGTTGACCATCCAATGGGCGGTGGTGAAGGTAAGGCATCCGGCGGACATCCAAGGTCACGCAAAGGTTTGTATGCAAAAGGCATGAAAACCCGCAGGAAAAAGAATCCTACAACAAGGTTCATCATTGAAAAACGGAAAAAATAA
- the rplC gene encoding 50S ribosomal protein L3 produces MPGLVGKKVGMTSIFDENGVNVPCTVLEVGPCTVTQVKTKETDGYKALQLAFDDKKEKNTPAAMKGHFKKANATPKRKVVELTGFIRDWKLGDVITVDYFKDDEWLDVTSVSKGKGFQGVVTRHGFGGIGDSTHGQHDRSRAPGSLGGSSWPSRVLRGMRMAGQTGSKNVKVLNLKVVKIIPENNLLLLKGSIPGAKGSYVIIESPDRT; encoded by the coding sequence ATGCCAGGATTAGTTGGAAAGAAGGTCGGAATGACCTCAATATTCGATGAGAACGGTGTGAATGTTCCCTGCACGGTTCTCGAAGTTGGTCCCTGTACCGTTACACAGGTTAAGACCAAGGAAACTGACGGCTATAAAGCATTACAGCTTGCCTTCGACGATAAGAAGGAAAAGAATACACCTGCCGCCATGAAGGGTCATTTTAAGAAAGCCAACGCCACCCCCAAGAGGAAAGTGGTTGAGCTTACCGGTTTCATTCGCGACTGGAAGCTGGGTGATGTGATCACCGTTGATTATTTCAAGGATGACGAATGGCTTGATGTAACCTCAGTTTCTAAAGGTAAGGGATTCCAGGGTGTTGTAACGCGTCACGGTTTTGGTGGTATCGGTGATTCCACTCACGGACAACACGACAGGTCGAGAGCACCCGGTTCTTTGGGCGGATCATCATGGCCTTCACGCGTTCTGAGAGGCATGCGTATGGCCGGCCAAACCGGAAGCAAGAATGTAAAAGTTCTCAACCTGAAAGTGGTTAAGATCATTCCCGAAAATAATCTCTTATTATTAAAAGGATCAATACCGGGGGCAAAAGGATCCTACGTAATTATTGAAAGTCCCGACAGAACATAA
- a CDS encoding GDSL-type esterase/lipase family protein has protein sequence MTRKIFISLIAFVSVALPVKSQTAWEKDIRQFEKLDSAETYSPNAVLFAGSSSIRLWSTIKRDMAPYEIIQRGFGGSKLSDLVVYADRIIAPHPCSAVVLFVANDITGSADDKTPQQVADLFSQVLQIIRKSHPKTPVFWIEITPTPSRWKVWDKATEANQIIKNMCDKKNNTYYIATSQAFIGKDRLPVKDYFMPDMLHLNEQGYKIWSGVIKKRLGEVVHP, from the coding sequence ATGACAAGGAAAATATTTATTTCACTCATAGCATTTGTTTCAGTCGCACTGCCGGTTAAAAGCCAGACTGCCTGGGAAAAGGATATCCGCCAGTTCGAAAAGCTTGATTCGGCTGAAACATATTCCCCTAATGCTGTATTGTTTGCCGGCAGTTCGAGTATCCGGTTATGGTCGACCATAAAACGGGATATGGCCCCGTATGAAATCATTCAGCGGGGTTTCGGAGGTTCGAAGCTGAGTGACCTTGTTGTTTATGCCGACAGGATTATTGCGCCTCATCCCTGCAGCGCCGTTGTGCTGTTTGTTGCCAATGACATCACGGGGAGTGCCGATGATAAAACTCCGCAACAGGTGGCTGATTTATTCAGCCAGGTATTGCAGATCATCCGGAAATCGCATCCGAAAACCCCTGTGTTCTGGATTGAGATAACACCGACGCCGTCGAGGTGGAAGGTTTGGGATAAGGCAACTGAAGCAAACCAGATTATTAAAAATATGTGTGATAAAAAGAATAACACCTATTATATAGCCACCAGCCAGGCGTTTATTGGAAAGGACAGATTGCCTGTAAAAGATTATTTCATGCCGGATATGCTGCATCTTAATGAACAGGGATATAAGATATGGAGCGGTGTGATTAAGAAGAGGCTGGGGGAGGTTGTGCATCCTTAG
- the rplP gene encoding 50S ribosomal protein L16, translating to MLQPKKSKFRRQQKGRMKGNAQRGHDLAFGSFGIKALDKAWITGRQIEAARQAVTRHMKREGQIWIRIFPDKPITKKPAEVRMGKGKGAPEGFVAPVTPGRILIEADGVPFDVAKEALRLAAQKLPIATKFIIRRDYVEI from the coding sequence ATGTTACAACCGAAAAAATCAAAATTCAGGAGGCAGCAGAAGGGCAGAATGAAAGGCAATGCCCAGAGAGGTCATGACCTTGCCTTCGGATCGTTTGGGATCAAGGCTCTTGATAAAGCATGGATCACAGGACGGCAGATTGAAGCAGCCCGTCAGGCTGTAACCCGCCATATGAAACGTGAAGGACAGATCTGGATCAGGATATTTCCCGACAAGCCGATCACCAAGAAGCCTGCTGAAGTACGTATGGGTAAAGGTAAAGGCGCTCCCGAAGGATTCGTTGCTCCGGTAACCCCGGGACGTATTCTCATCGAAGCTGACGGTGTTCCTTTTGATGTAGCCAAAGAAGCTCTCCGGCTGGCTGCTCAGAAGCTCCCCATTGCCACCAAGTTTATCATCCGCAGAGATTACGTCGAAATTTAA
- the rpsC gene encoding 30S ribosomal protein S3: MGQKVNPISNRLGIIKGWDSNWYGGRNYSEKLVEDYKIREYLTARLAKASISKIVIERTLKLITVTVNTARPGIIIGKGGQEVDKLKEELKKITSKEVQINIFEVKRPELDAVIVANNVARQLEGKVSYRRAIKMAIASTIRMGAEGIKVQVSGRLGGAEMARTEIIKEGRIPLHTFRADIDYALGEALTKVGLIGVKVWICKGEIYGKRDLAPNIGAKSAKPKSNFKKGRRK, translated from the coding sequence ATGGGACAGAAAGTCAATCCGATTAGCAATCGCCTCGGAATCATCAAAGGTTGGGATTCCAATTGGTACGGCGGAAGAAATTATTCCGAAAAACTGGTCGAAGATTACAAGATCAGGGAATATCTGACTGCCAGGTTGGCAAAGGCCAGCATTTCCAAGATCGTTATCGAGCGTACGCTGAAACTGATCACGGTTACTGTCAACACGGCCCGTCCGGGTATCATTATTGGAAAAGGCGGACAAGAGGTTGATAAGCTCAAGGAAGAATTGAAGAAGATCACAAGCAAGGAAGTTCAAATCAATATATTTGAAGTAAAAAGGCCCGAACTTGACGCTGTTATTGTTGCCAACAACGTGGCAAGGCAGCTCGAAGGTAAGGTTTCTTACCGCCGTGCGATCAAGATGGCAATTGCTTCAACCATCCGCATGGGTGCTGAGGGAATTAAGGTGCAGGTGTCAGGCCGCTTAGGTGGTGCTGAAATGGCCAGGACCGAGATTATCAAGGAAGGAAGAATTCCTCTGCATACATTCCGTGCTGACATTGATTATGCACTGGGTGAGGCACTCACAAAAGTCGGACTGATTGGTGTGAAGGTTTGGATATGCAAAGGTGAGATTTACGGAAAACGTGATCTTGCTCCGAACATCGGCGCCAAATCAGCCAAACCGAAGAGCAATTTTAAAAAAGGTCGCAGAAAATAA
- the fusA gene encoding elongation factor G: MNFDLNYTRNIGIMAHIDAGKTTTTERILFYTGITHRIGEVHEGTATMDWMVQEQERGITITSAATTAFWDYQNKNYKINIIDTPGHVDFTVEVERSLRVLDGCIAVFCAVGGVQPQSETVWRQANKYNVPRIAFINKMDRTGADFFHVVKQIKEKLGSNPVPMQIPIGSEDNFKGLVDLIERRAIVWVPDEKLGMRYEYTEIPEDMIELVEEWREKLIEAVCYTDDDLLERFLEDRTSITVEEFMEHTRNAVISQQVVPVLCGASFKNKGIQRLLDAICALLPSPLDIPTVKGHNPYTDKTEERKADENEPLTALAFKIATDPYVGRLTYLRVYSGAIDAGMQVLNPRTGKKERINRLYQMHANKQNPRDRIEAGDICGVVGLKEVVTGDTLCDLKSPVYLESMTFPDPVIGVAIEPKTQADVDKLGNALAKLSEEDPTFKVKVDEDSGQTVISGMGELHLEILMDRLKREFGVECSQGAPQVAYKEALTSPVKHREIFKKQTGGRGKFADIQFELAPAEKGVTGLVFIDEIKGGNIPREYIPSIEKGFREAMRNGVLAGFAMDSLQVTIKDGSFHPVDSDSFSFEICARQGFKHGLKKGKVTLLEPIMKVEVVTPEEYMGDIIGDFNRRRGQITGMESQASLRIILANVPLAEMFGYVTVLRTLSSGRATSTMEFSHYDAVPPSLAAEVIEKITGTKILV; this comes from the coding sequence ATGAATTTTGATTTGAATTATACCAGGAATATTGGCATTATGGCCCATATAGACGCCGGTAAGACTACCACTACCGAGCGCATCCTGTTCTATACTGGTATAACTCACCGGATAGGGGAGGTACACGAAGGCACAGCCACCATGGACTGGATGGTGCAGGAGCAGGAAAGAGGAATTACGATAACATCCGCTGCCACTACGGCGTTTTGGGATTATCAGAACAAGAATTACAAAATCAACATTATAGATACCCCGGGTCACGTTGACTTCACTGTTGAAGTGGAAAGGTCATTGCGTGTACTCGATGGTTGCATTGCGGTTTTTTGTGCTGTAGGCGGTGTTCAGCCCCAGTCGGAAACCGTATGGCGTCAGGCTAACAAGTATAATGTTCCGCGTATTGCATTCATCAACAAGATGGACCGCACAGGCGCCGACTTTTTCCATGTTGTAAAACAGATTAAGGAGAAGCTCGGTTCCAATCCCGTTCCCATGCAGATCCCCATTGGTTCTGAAGATAATTTCAAGGGACTTGTTGATTTGATTGAGCGTCGTGCTATCGTTTGGGTTCCTGATGAAAAACTCGGAATGAGGTATGAGTATACCGAAATTCCCGAAGATATGATTGAACTTGTTGAGGAATGGCGCGAGAAGCTGATCGAGGCAGTATGTTATACCGACGATGATCTTCTTGAAAGATTCCTTGAAGACAGGACTTCAATCACAGTTGAGGAATTTATGGAACATACCCGTAATGCCGTCATCAGCCAGCAGGTTGTACCGGTATTATGCGGTGCTTCATTCAAAAATAAAGGTATTCAGCGGCTTCTTGATGCCATTTGCGCATTATTGCCTAGTCCGCTTGATATCCCCACGGTTAAGGGACACAATCCTTACACCGATAAAACCGAAGAACGCAAGGCCGACGAAAACGAGCCGCTCACTGCTCTGGCTTTCAAAATTGCAACCGATCCCTATGTAGGCCGTCTGACCTACCTCCGGGTTTACTCGGGTGCCATTGATGCCGGAATGCAGGTGTTGAATCCGCGTACAGGTAAAAAAGAAAGAATTAACCGGTTATACCAGATGCATGCGAACAAGCAGAATCCGCGCGACAGGATTGAAGCCGGAGACATCTGCGGTGTGGTTGGTTTAAAGGAAGTGGTTACCGGTGATACACTTTGCGATTTGAAGAGTCCCGTGTACCTGGAGAGCATGACATTCCCCGATCCCGTTATCGGAGTTGCCATTGAGCCCAAAACACAGGCCGATGTTGACAAGCTTGGAAACGCGCTTGCTAAGCTTTCGGAAGAAGATCCTACGTTCAAGGTGAAGGTAGATGAAGATTCAGGTCAGACCGTTATCAGCGGAATGGGGGAATTGCATCTTGAGATCCTGATGGACAGGCTTAAACGTGAATTCGGCGTAGAATGCAGCCAGGGTGCTCCGCAGGTGGCATACAAGGAAGCTCTTACGAGCCCCGTTAAACATCGCGAAATATTCAAAAAACAAACCGGTGGCCGCGGTAAATTTGCCGACATCCAGTTTGAACTGGCCCCTGCAGAAAAAGGCGTTACAGGGCTTGTATTTATTGATGAAATCAAAGGCGGTAATATTCCGCGTGAATATATTCCCTCCATTGAAAAAGGTTTCCGTGAGGCCATGCGCAACGGTGTTCTTGCCGGTTTCGCCATGGACAGCCTCCAGGTGACTATTAAGGATGGTTCATTCCATCCGGTTGACTCCGATTCATTCTCATTTGAGATTTGCGCCAGGCAGGGTTTCAAGCACGGGCTCAAAAAGGGAAAGGTTACTTTACTTGAACCAATTATGAAGGTTGAAGTGGTAACGCCCGAAGAGTATATGGGTGACATCATCGGCGATTTTAACCGCAGGCGCGGTCAGATTACCGGAATGGAATCGCAGGCTTCATTGAGAATTATACTGGCCAATGTGCCCCTGGCCGAGATGTTTGGTTACGTAACCGTACTTCGCACTCTCTCGTCAGGCAGGGCTACCTCCACCATGGAGTTCTCGCACTACGATGCGGTTCCTCCCTCATTGGCAGCTGAAGTAATTGAAAAGATAACAGGTACTAAGATTTTAGTATAA
- the rpsJ gene encoding 30S ribosomal protein S10, with the protein MSQKIRIKLKSYDHNLVDKSAEKIVKTVKTTGAVVSGPIPLPTHKRIFTVLRSPFVNKKSREQFQLSSHKRLLDIYSSTPKTIDALMKLELPSGVEVEIKV; encoded by the coding sequence ATGAGCCAGAAAATCAGAATTAAGCTTAAATCGTATGATCACAATCTCGTTGACAAGTCAGCAGAGAAAATTGTGAAGACGGTTAAGACTACAGGTGCTGTGGTTAGCGGCCCGATTCCCCTGCCCACACATAAAAGGATTTTTACCGTATTACGGTCGCCTTTTGTGAATAAGAAATCAAGAGAGCAATTTCAGCTTTCATCGCACAAACGGTTGCTGGATATTTACAGTTCCACGCCCAAGACCATTGATGCGCTGATGAAATTAGAATTGCCCAGTGGTGTGGAAGTTGAAATCAAAGTCTGA
- the rpsG gene encoding 30S ribosomal protein S7 — protein sequence MRKSKPKKRILLPDPKYNDTLVTRFVNNMMIQGKKSTAYDVFYEALDLVAKKAKDIESSPLDIWKKALENITPQVEVKSRRVGGATFQVPTEIRPDRKISISMKNLILYSQKRTGNSMSDKLAAEILAAFKEEGAAFKKKEDTHKMAEANKAFAHFRF from the coding sequence ATGAGAAAGTCTAAACCAAAAAAAAGAATATTGTTACCGGATCCGAAGTACAATGATACACTGGTAACACGTTTTGTGAACAATATGATGATTCAGGGTAAGAAGAGCACAGCCTATGATGTTTTTTACGAAGCTCTTGACCTGGTTGCCAAAAAAGCAAAGGATATTGAAAGTTCACCGCTTGACATCTGGAAAAAAGCGTTGGAAAATATAACACCTCAGGTTGAGGTAAAAAGTCGCAGGGTTGGTGGTGCCACATTCCAGGTTCCCACGGAAATCCGTCCCGACAGGAAGATCTCGATCAGCATGAAGAACCTGATTCTTTATTCACAGAAAAGAACCGGCAATTCAATGAGCGATAAGCTCGCTGCTGAAATACTTGCCGCCTTTAAAGAAGAAGGCGCAGCATTTAAAAAGAAAGAAGATACTCATAAAATGGCAGAAGCTAACAAGGCATTTGCGCATTTCAGGTTCTAG
- the rpsQ gene encoding 30S ribosomal protein S17, which produces MENRNLRKERVGIVVSNKMDKTIVVAEKRKVKHPIYGKFINRTTKFMAHDDSNNCNIGDTVKIMETRPLSKNKTWRVVEIIERAK; this is translated from the coding sequence ATGGAAAACAGAAATTTAAGGAAAGAAAGGGTCGGTATTGTTGTAAGTAACAAGATGGACAAAACCATCGTGGTAGCTGAAAAACGTAAGGTTAAGCACCCCATTTATGGTAAATTCATCAACCGTACCACCAAGTTCATGGCCCATGATGACAGTAACAACTGCAATATCGGCGACACTGTAAAAATCATGGAAACCCGTCCGCTGAGCAAAAATAAAACCTGGAGAGTAGTTGAAATCATCGAAAGAGCTAAATAA
- the rplW gene encoding 50S ribosomal protein L23: MDIIVKPVVTEKMNAQAEGLKKYGFIVNKKANKVQIKKAVEDLYGVTVESVNTMYYAGKRKARFTRTGYVAGQRNAFKKAVITLREGDVIDFYSNI, encoded by the coding sequence ATGGATATTATTGTAAAGCCGGTAGTAACTGAAAAGATGAATGCCCAGGCAGAAGGCCTGAAGAAATATGGCTTCATCGTAAATAAGAAGGCCAACAAAGTACAGATAAAAAAGGCCGTTGAAGATCTTTATGGCGTTACGGTCGAGTCGGTTAATACCATGTATTATGCCGGAAAACGCAAAGCAAGATTTACCCGTACCGGATATGTAGCCGGACAAAGAAATGCTTTCAAAAAAGCAGTGATCACCTTGCGGGAGGGCGATGTAATAGACTTTTATAGCAATATTTAA
- the rplD gene encoding 50S ribosomal protein L4, whose translation MELAVLNKTGKETGRKVELKETIFSIEPNDHAIYLDVKQHLANKRQGTHKSKERNEVSGSTRKLKKQKGTGGARAGSIKNPLFTGGGRVFGPQPRDYDFKLNKKVKQLARKSALTYKARNNEIVVLEDFTLEAPKTKDYVAFLTDLKIDGKKSLVVLNEPNKNIYLSSRNLSGTRVVTASELTTYDILNSTSLVFFESSLDNIQKSL comes from the coding sequence ATGGAATTAGCAGTATTGAATAAAACAGGAAAGGAAACCGGCCGTAAGGTTGAGCTTAAGGAAACCATTTTTTCCATTGAGCCCAATGACCACGCCATATACCTGGACGTGAAACAGCATCTGGCCAATAAACGCCAGGGTACTCATAAATCGAAAGAGCGCAATGAAGTATCGGGAAGTACCCGTAAGCTGAAAAAACAAAAAGGCACAGGCGGTGCCCGTGCAGGAAGTATCAAAAATCCTTTGTTCACCGGTGGTGGCAGGGTATTTGGTCCTCAGCCCCGTGATTATGATTTCAAGCTTAATAAGAAGGTAAAACAACTGGCCCGTAAGTCGGCTCTCACTTACAAAGCAAGGAACAATGAAATCGTGGTTCTGGAAGACTTCACATTGGAAGCTCCTAAGACAAAGGACTATGTAGCCTTTCTTACCGACCTGAAAATCGACGGTAAAAAGTCGTTAGTAGTTCTGAATGAACCAAATAAAAATATATATTTGTCGTCCCGGAATTTATCTGGCACAAGAGTCGTAACTGCTTCGGAATTAACTACTTACGATATCCTAAATAGCACTTCTCTTGTATTTTTTGAGAGTTCACTCGACAATATTCAGAAGAGTCTGTAA
- the rpsS gene encoding 30S ribosomal protein S19 → MSRSLKKGPFIEFKLEKRVLDMNKSGKKSVIKTWSRRSLISPDFVGHTIAVHNGNKFIPVYVTENMVGHRLGEFSPTRTFRGHAGRSKE, encoded by the coding sequence ATGAGCAGGTCATTAAAAAAAGGTCCCTTTATTGAATTCAAGCTCGAAAAACGCGTGCTTGATATGAATAAGTCCGGCAAGAAATCAGTTATCAAAACATGGTCGAGGCGGTCGCTGATCTCTCCCGATTTCGTAGGGCATACCATTGCTGTGCATAACGGTAACAAGTTTATCCCGGTATATGTAACTGAAAACATGGTAGGACACCGTCTGGGCGAGTTTTCACCCACACGTACCTTCAGGGGCCATGCAGGAAGATCCAAGGAATAA
- the rplV gene encoding 50S ribosomal protein L22: protein MGARKRIAADQRKEENKTKAMAVLNNCPSSPRKMRLVVDMIRGVEVNRALDILRYSTKEPSKKVEKLLLSAIANWQKKNEDARVEKSNLFVKEVFVDGGRQLKRLRPAPQGRGYRIRKRSNHVTIILDSLVNIEEAQTEVKQSN from the coding sequence ATGGGTGCACGTAAGCGAATAGCAGCAGACCAACGAAAAGAAGAAAACAAGACAAAAGCAATGGCAGTTCTGAACAACTGCCCGAGTTCACCGCGTAAAATGCGCCTGGTTGTAGATATGATCAGGGGTGTTGAAGTGAACAGAGCACTTGATATTCTTCGTTACAGCACAAAAGAGCCTTCTAAGAAAGTTGAAAAGCTTTTATTGTCGGCCATAGCCAACTGGCAGAAAAAAAATGAAGATGCAAGGGTTGAAAAGTCGAACCTCTTTGTAAAGGAAGTATTTGTTGATGGCGGCCGCCAGTTAAAGAGGCTGCGCCCGGCACCCCAGGGAAGAGGTTACAGGATCCGTAAACGTTCGAATCATGTGACGATCATACTCGACAGTCTGGTAAATATAGAGGAAGCACAAACTGAAGTAAAACAATCTAATTAA
- the rpmC gene encoding 50S ribosomal protein L29, translating to MKTSEIRELSAKEIEERIENEKTLIFKQQMNHAISPLDNPMKIRETRRNIARLETILRQKQKEAK from the coding sequence ATGAAGACTTCCGAGATACGCGAATTATCCGCCAAAGAAATTGAAGAGCGGATTGAAAATGAAAAAACACTCATTTTCAAGCAGCAAATGAACCATGCCATTTCTCCCCTTGACAACCCTATGAAAATAAGGGAAACCAGGAGAAACATTGCCCGGCTGGAAACCATACTTCGTCAGAAACAGAAAGAAGCCAAGTAA